From Sphingomonas hengshuiensis, one genomic window encodes:
- a CDS encoding type II secretion system F family protein has protein sequence MMAGPTLLGVDVFTVATILSAIAAAAVIFAIYTAATVRDPMTKRVKALNDRREQLKAGITASTSKRRARLVQKNEATDRIRALLLSLKVLQESQVKVAQTKLLQAGIRRKEWAVAVIFGRLVLPILIGGPMLYLVYGTQAFADWSPLKAYGLVAGSFILSYKAPDLYLNNKITKRSHAIRKGLPDALDLLVICAEAGLTVDAAFHRVAKELGRAYPELGEEFSLTAIELGFLTDRRQAFENLALRIDLDAIRGVVTTMIQTEKYGTPLASALRVLSAEFRNERMMRAEEKAARLPAIMTIPLILFILPVLFIVILGPAACSINDALIR, from the coding sequence ATGATGGCAGGCCCTACCCTGCTCGGCGTGGACGTCTTCACCGTCGCCACGATCCTGTCGGCGATCGCGGCGGCGGCGGTGATCTTCGCAATCTATACCGCCGCCACGGTCCGCGATCCGATGACCAAGCGCGTCAAGGCGCTCAACGACCGCCGCGAACAGCTCAAGGCAGGCATCACCGCCTCGACTTCGAAGCGCCGCGCCAGGCTTGTCCAGAAGAACGAGGCGACCGACCGCATCCGCGCGCTGCTCCTGTCGCTGAAGGTCCTTCAGGAGAGCCAGGTCAAGGTCGCGCAGACCAAGCTGCTCCAGGCGGGCATCCGGCGCAAGGAATGGGCGGTCGCGGTGATCTTCGGGCGTCTGGTCCTGCCGATACTGATCGGCGGGCCCATGCTCTATCTCGTCTACGGCACCCAGGCCTTTGCCGACTGGAGCCCGCTCAAGGCCTATGGTCTCGTCGCGGGCAGCTTCATCCTGAGCTACAAGGCGCCCGATCTCTATCTCAACAACAAGATCACCAAGCGTAGCCACGCCATCCGCAAGGGCCTGCCGGACGCGCTCGACCTGCTGGTGATCTGTGCCGAAGCGGGACTGACCGTCGATGCGGCGTTTCACCGCGTCGCCAAGGAACTGGGCCGCGCCTATCCTGAACTTGGCGAGGAATTCTCGCTGACCGCGATCGAACTGGGCTTCCTGACCGATCGTCGGCAGGCGTTCGAAAATCTCGCGCTGCGGATCGACCTTGACGCGATCCGCGGCGTCGTCACGACGATGATTCAGACCGAGAAATACGGCACGCCCCTAGCATCGGCGCTCCGCGTGCTATCGGCCGAATTCCGCAACGAGCGGATGATGCGGGCCGAGGAAAAGGCCGCGCGGCTGCCCGCGATCATGACGATCCCGCTGATCCTGTTCATCCTGCCGGTGCTGTTCATCGTGATCCTGGGGCCCGCCGCCTGCTCGATCAACGACGCCCTGATCCGCTGA
- a CDS encoding type II secretion system F family protein, whose translation MDMLPILMLAIGAFLALLLFVLAFSGPNAARAGSRRLSTLRERHMVSNIGTAAMEAQIRRISTASSTRMDLAVSRLLPNPVELQKRLAMTGKTWSLGHYAMVSAGMTLVLAALLLLQGAPIWLALFLGLFVGLGVPHMVVGFFIKRRIAKFTTNFPDAIELLVRGLRSGLPITETMGVVGAEIDGPVGEEFRAVSDKMKIGRTLDAALQETADRLATPEFQFFVITIAIQRETGGNLAETLANLADVLRKRSQMKLKIAAMSSESKASALIVGALPFIVFGMVWFINNNYMANFFQDQRLMVAGGGGLVWMALGAFIMAKMVNFEI comes from the coding sequence GTGGACATGCTGCCGATATTGATGCTCGCAATCGGCGCCTTTCTGGCGCTGCTGCTGTTCGTGCTCGCCTTTTCGGGGCCGAATGCCGCGCGCGCCGGATCGCGTCGGCTGTCGACGCTGCGCGAACGCCACATGGTGAGCAATATCGGCACTGCGGCGATGGAAGCGCAGATCCGGCGGATATCGACGGCCAGCTCAACCCGGATGGATCTCGCGGTATCGCGGCTGCTGCCCAACCCAGTCGAGCTTCAGAAGCGGCTGGCGATGACCGGCAAGACGTGGAGCCTGGGCCATTATGCGATGGTCAGCGCAGGAATGACGCTGGTCCTCGCCGCGCTGCTCCTGCTCCAGGGAGCCCCGATCTGGCTCGCATTGTTCCTGGGCCTCTTCGTCGGGCTGGGCGTCCCGCACATGGTCGTCGGCTTCTTCATCAAGCGACGGATCGCCAAGTTCACCACCAATTTCCCCGATGCGATCGAGTTGCTTGTTCGCGGGCTGCGCTCCGGCTTGCCGATCACCGAGACGATGGGCGTGGTGGGCGCCGAGATCGATGGCCCGGTCGGCGAGGAATTTCGTGCGGTGTCGGACAAGATGAAGATCGGCCGCACGCTCGACGCCGCGCTCCAGGAGACTGCGGACCGGCTGGCCACGCCCGAGTTCCAGTTCTTCGTGATCACGATCGCGATCCAGCGCGAAACCGGCGGCAACCTGGCAGAGACGCTCGCCAATCTCGCCGACGTGCTGCGCAAGCGCAGCCAGATGAAGCTCAAGATCGCGGCCATGTCGTCCGAGTCCAAGGCGTCGGCGCTGATCGTCGGCGCTTTGCCCTTCATCGTCTTCGGCATGGTCTGGTTCATCAACAACAACTATATGGCCAATTTCTTCCAGGATCAGCGGCTGATGGTCGCCGGGGGCGGCGGGCTGGTGTGGATGGCGCTCGGCGCCTTCATCATGGCCAAGATGGTCAATTTCGAGATCTGA
- a CDS encoding AAA family ATPase yields MNAPFHPGRTGHREPFVAFVCDEATAELLRPIAAELGWSPEKVNKGGLRNAVQTLSVSASPNILFVDLSESGDPLNDINALAEVCEPGTLVIASGQVNDVRLYRDLVASGIHDYLLKPLNPDALRDTFSQAQAALNAPKIAETSTERPHCAVAVIGTRGGSGASTIATSLGWLLSQKHSRTTALLDLDVHFGTGALALDLEPGRGLTDAIENPSRIDGLFIERAMVRASERLAVLSAEAPINSPVLTDGAAFYQLQEEIRAAFECMVIDLPRAMLVNHPHLIADIQVVVLVTELTLAAARDAIRILSWFKSNAPQTQVIVVANRMPAVPLLEISRKDFEGSIERKLDVLIPFEPKLAAQAAKLGKPLAEVGKGVKALAALAELATRITAITDSGEHDDKAVRAKSERAAAAKGGSLLGKLGGLAARRGAKAKK; encoded by the coding sequence GTGAACGCCCCCTTTCATCCGGGCCGCACCGGGCACCGCGAGCCCTTTGTCGCCTTTGTCTGCGACGAAGCAACTGCGGAGCTGCTGCGGCCGATCGCAGCCGAACTCGGCTGGTCGCCGGAGAAGGTGAACAAGGGCGGGCTGCGCAACGCCGTGCAGACGCTGTCGGTATCTGCGAGCCCCAACATCCTGTTCGTCGACCTGTCCGAATCGGGCGACCCGCTCAACGACATCAACGCGCTGGCCGAAGTATGCGAGCCCGGCACGCTCGTCATCGCATCGGGTCAGGTCAACGACGTTCGCCTGTACCGCGACCTCGTCGCCAGCGGCATCCACGACTATCTCCTCAAGCCGCTCAACCCCGACGCGCTGCGCGACACCTTCTCCCAGGCACAGGCCGCGCTCAATGCGCCCAAGATCGCGGAGACGAGCACCGAACGCCCGCATTGCGCAGTTGCGGTAATCGGCACGCGCGGCGGATCGGGCGCGTCGACGATCGCGACATCGCTGGGCTGGCTGTTGAGCCAGAAGCATAGCCGAACCACGGCGCTGCTCGACCTCGACGTCCATTTCGGCACCGGCGCCCTAGCGCTCGACCTTGAGCCGGGCCGCGGGCTGACCGATGCGATCGAGAATCCGAGCCGCATCGACGGGCTGTTCATCGAACGCGCGATGGTGCGGGCGTCCGAACGGCTGGCGGTGCTGTCGGCGGAGGCACCGATCAATTCGCCCGTGCTGACCGACGGCGCGGCATTCTACCAGTTACAGGAGGAAATCCGGGCCGCGTTCGAATGCATGGTGATCGACCTGCCGCGCGCGATGCTGGTCAACCACCCGCATTTGATCGCCGACATCCAGGTTGTGGTGCTCGTCACCGAACTGACGCTGGCTGCGGCGCGCGACGCAATCCGCATCCTGAGCTGGTTCAAGTCGAACGCCCCGCAGACGCAGGTCATCGTTGTCGCCAACCGCATGCCGGCGGTGCCGCTGCTCGAGATCAGCCGCAAGGATTTCGAAGGCTCTATCGAACGCAAGCTCGACGTACTGATTCCCTTCGAACCCAAGCTGGCGGCGCAGGCGGCCAAGCTCGGCAAGCCTTTGGCCGAAGTGGGCAAGGGCGTGAAGGCGCTCGCCGCGCTTGCCGAACTGGCGACGCGGATCACTGCGATCACCGATTCGGGCGAACATGACGACAAGGCGGTTCGCGCCAAGAGCGAACGCGCCGCCGCAGCCAAGGGCGGCTCGCTGCTCGGCAAGCTGGGCGGCCTCGCGGCGCGGCGGGGCGCCAAGGCAAAGAAGTAA
- a CDS encoding CpaD family pilus assembly protein → MVSRFTPLLLAPLALLAGCGSYNGGLESVYQPVVARQDYAFDVATAGYALAPGEGDRLAGWMGAMGLRYGDRIAIDDGADGSTAREEIAALAGKYGLLLTDRAPTTVGQVAPGTLRVVVTRMTAGVPDCPDFSRQYQPDFSASTTSNYGCATNTNLARMVADPADLVRGAPGSPTSDPASAAKAVNAYRNATPSGAGGTTIKATSVGGSK, encoded by the coding sequence ATGGTTTCGCGCTTCACTCCCCTGCTCCTCGCTCCGCTCGCGCTGCTCGCCGGGTGCGGGAGCTATAATGGCGGCCTCGAATCGGTCTACCAACCCGTCGTCGCGCGGCAGGACTATGCCTTCGACGTCGCGACCGCGGGCTATGCCCTCGCCCCCGGCGAAGGCGACCGGCTGGCCGGATGGATGGGCGCGATGGGGCTGCGCTATGGCGATCGCATCGCGATCGACGACGGCGCCGACGGCAGCACCGCGCGCGAGGAAATCGCAGCGCTGGCCGGTAAATACGGCCTGCTGCTCACCGATCGCGCGCCGACCACGGTGGGACAGGTCGCGCCCGGCACCCTGCGCGTGGTCGTCACGCGCATGACCGCGGGCGTGCCCGACTGTCCCGATTTCTCGCGCCAATACCAACCGGATTTCTCCGCCAGCACGACCTCCAACTATGGCTGCGCGACCAACACCAATCTCGCGCGGATGGTCGCCGATCCGGCCGATCTGGTGCGCGGCGCGCCGGGATCGCCGACCAGTGATCCCGCCAGCGCGGCGAAGGCGGTGAATGCCTATCGCAACGCCACCCCCAGCGGCGCCGGCGGCACCACGATCAAGGCGACTTCGGTCGGAGGCAGTAAGTGA
- a CDS encoding type II and III secretion system protein family protein yields the protein MRNVAKPIGLPLALLAAIAAPTGGVLPAAAQTVSGPTGILQINTGRGRLVTLDAPITDVFVANPGVADVQVRSVSQIYVFGKSAGETTIYATSKSGRVVYATTVRIGNNIDSIDSMLRLAMPDAKIVATPMNGMVLLTGTVGAPADVAEAERLVQAFTGKETQVISRLKTATPLQVQLQVRFAEVSRSFVKNVGVNLLTQDNTSGFQFGIASGRTPGTFGTSTTSATFTSGSENGTIGIAGKLFGLDILSALDLGETLGQVTTLTNPNLTAISGETSSFLAGGEIPIPVSQGLGAVSVEYKQYGVGLSYTPTVLADGRISLHVRPEVSALSAAGAVTISGTQIPALTTRRAETTVELGSGESMVIAGLMQNSHDNSITKTPGLGDVPVLGALFRSNAFKRNETELVIVITPYLVKPVNANEIVLPTDGYKAPDDFQRLIGGQLGGTTPGGERPTPKMAPPANTAPAVGAMAPVAPAAPSPRPTDAPVKAEPPKSKSKKGGSAAPGFGF from the coding sequence ATGCGTAACGTGGCAAAGCCGATCGGGCTGCCTCTGGCCCTGCTCGCGGCAATAGCTGCGCCAACGGGCGGCGTTTTGCCTGCGGCTGCCCAGACCGTCAGCGGCCCGACCGGAATCCTTCAGATCAACACCGGACGCGGTCGGTTGGTGACGCTCGACGCGCCGATCACCGACGTGTTCGTCGCCAATCCCGGCGTCGCCGACGTCCAGGTCCGCTCGGTCAGCCAGATCTATGTCTTCGGCAAGTCGGCGGGCGAGACCACGATCTATGCAACGTCGAAGAGCGGCAGGGTCGTCTATGCGACCACGGTCCGGATCGGCAACAACATCGACTCGATCGATTCGATGCTGCGGCTGGCGATGCCCGACGCGAAGATCGTCGCAACGCCGATGAACGGAATGGTGCTGCTCACCGGCACGGTCGGCGCGCCCGCCGATGTCGCCGAGGCCGAACGGCTGGTCCAGGCCTTTACCGGCAAGGAGACCCAGGTCATCAGCCGGCTGAAGACCGCGACGCCGCTTCAAGTCCAACTCCAGGTGCGGTTCGCCGAAGTCAGCCGCAGTTTCGTCAAGAATGTCGGCGTGAACCTGTTGACGCAGGACAACACCAGCGGTTTCCAGTTCGGCATCGCATCGGGCCGCACTCCGGGCACCTTCGGGACCAGCACCACCAGCGCGACCTTCACCTCGGGCTCCGAAAACGGCACGATCGGGATCGCGGGCAAGCTGTTCGGGCTCGACATATTGAGCGCGCTCGACCTCGGCGAAACGCTGGGTCAGGTGACCACGCTCACCAATCCGAACCTCACTGCGATTTCGGGCGAGACCAGCAGCTTCCTGGCCGGCGGCGAGATCCCGATCCCGGTCAGCCAGGGGCTCGGCGCCGTGTCGGTCGAGTATAAGCAATATGGCGTGGGCCTGTCCTACACCCCGACCGTGCTCGCCGACGGGCGCATCTCGCTCCACGTCCGCCCCGAAGTCTCCGCGCTGTCGGCAGCGGGCGCGGTCACGATCAGCGGAACGCAGATCCCGGCGCTAACCACCCGCCGCGCCGAAACGACCGTCGAACTGGGTTCCGGCGAAAGCATGGTCATCGCCGGACTGATGCAGAACAGCCACGACAATTCGATCACCAAGACTCCGGGGCTGGGCGATGTGCCGGTCCTCGGCGCGCTGTTCCGCTCCAACGCCTTCAAGCGCAACGAGACCGAACTCGTGATCGTCATCACGCCGTATCTGGTCAAGCCGGTCAACGCGAACGAGATCGTCCTGCCCACCGATGGCTATAAGGCGCCCGACGACTTTCAGCGGCTGATCGGCGGCCAGCTCGGCGGCACCACGCCCGGCGGCGAGCGGCCCACGCCGAAAATGGCGCCTCCGGCCAATACGGCGCCCGCGGTCGGCGCGATGGCGCCGGTTGCGCCTGCCGCCCCCTCGCCGCGTCCCACCGATGCCCCGGTCAAGGCCGAGCCCCCCAAATCCAAGTCCAAAAAGGGCGGCTCCGCAGCGCCCGGCTTTGGCTTCTGA
- the cpaB gene encoding Flp pilus assembly protein CpaB: MDARKVILLVGALLIAAVTAFMARNLLVGAPAPVAGAAPTAVAENTTEVLVATRALPVGTILDPQAIKFVAWPKELVEGAYFLKADGDTSKLQGTVVRFAIPAGQPITQGALVKPGDRGFLAAALGPGMRAVTVPVSAQTSVAGFVFPGDRIDLVLTQTVAGGGDGPPLKASETILRNLRVLATDQRTDKQADEAGKTVVSTYSTVTLEATPKLAEKIAVAQTLGSLSLSLRSIADNQGELEDAIANGDVEVPANGDAKAEKAMLARVAARPDDSGTTFSTGADVSRFQRRTVPGKAAEGAPNGGVAPPATGAFPGAPSPIRRGPVVTIARGNDVTAIEVGGNH, translated from the coding sequence ATGGATGCACGCAAGGTCATTTTGCTCGTCGGAGCGCTGCTGATCGCGGCGGTGACGGCATTCATGGCGCGTAACCTGTTGGTCGGCGCACCCGCGCCCGTGGCCGGGGCGGCTCCCACCGCAGTCGCCGAGAACACGACCGAAGTCCTCGTCGCGACGCGGGCGCTCCCCGTCGGAACGATCCTCGACCCGCAGGCGATCAAGTTTGTCGCCTGGCCGAAAGAACTGGTCGAGGGCGCCTATTTCCTGAAGGCGGACGGCGATACGAGCAAGCTTCAGGGCACCGTCGTCCGTTTCGCGATCCCCGCGGGGCAGCCGATCACCCAGGGCGCGCTGGTCAAGCCCGGCGACCGTGGCTTCCTCGCCGCGGCACTCGGGCCGGGAATGCGCGCCGTCACGGTGCCGGTCTCCGCGCAGACGTCGGTGGCGGGGTTCGTCTTTCCCGGCGACCGCATCGACCTGGTCCTGACGCAGACTGTGGCCGGCGGCGGCGACGGCCCCCCGCTCAAGGCGTCGGAGACGATCCTGCGCAACCTGCGCGTGCTCGCCACCGACCAGCGCACCGACAAACAGGCTGACGAAGCCGGCAAGACCGTGGTCAGCACCTATTCTACCGTCACGCTGGAGGCGACGCCCAAGCTCGCCGAAAAGATTGCAGTCGCCCAGACGCTTGGATCGCTGTCGCTGTCGCTCCGCTCGATCGCGGACAATCAGGGTGAATTGGAAGACGCCATCGCCAATGGCGATGTCGAGGTTCCGGCCAATGGCGATGCCAAGGCCGAAAAGGCGATGCTCGCGCGCGTCGCCGCACGCCCCGACGATAGCGGGACGACCTTCTCGACCGGCGCCGACGTCTCGCGTTTCCAGCGCCGCACGGTGCCCGGCAAGGCCGCCGAGGGCGCTCCGAACGGCGGGGTCGCGCCGCCCGCGACGGGCGCGTTTCCGGGCGCGCCGTCGCCCATTCGACGCGGGCCGGTGGTCACCATCGCCCGCGGCAACGACGTGACCGCAATCGAGGTCGGGGGGAATCATTAA
- a CDS encoding A24 family peptidase, producing the protein MGDMFAAFLLGTLGLLLVSAGVQDARSREIANWKNAAIALLAPAWWWANGLPLWPGMAIQLGIACVVFALFAGAFALGQMGGGDVKLIGALALWLPLQPLIWMLVLMSLLGGALTLLMLGERWMRRQSTAALEIPYGVAIVIAALIVLREPILNQFT; encoded by the coding sequence ATGGGGGACATGTTTGCAGCCTTTCTGCTCGGCACGCTCGGGCTGCTCCTGGTTTCGGCCGGGGTACAGGACGCGCGCTCGCGGGAGATCGCGAACTGGAAGAATGCTGCGATCGCGCTGCTGGCGCCGGCATGGTGGTGGGCCAACGGGCTCCCGCTATGGCCCGGCATGGCGATCCAGCTTGGGATCGCGTGCGTCGTCTTCGCGCTGTTCGCGGGCGCCTTTGCGCTCGGCCAGATGGGGGGCGGCGACGTCAAGCTGATCGGCGCGCTGGCATTGTGGCTGCCGCTCCAGCCTTTGATCTGGATGCTGGTGCTGATGTCGCTTCTGGGCGGAGCGTTGACGCTGCTGATGCTCGGCGAACGCTGGATGCGCCGCCAGAGCACTGCCGCGCTGGAGATACCGTATGGCGTAGCGATCGTGATCGCGGCGCTGATCGTCCTCCGCGAACCGATCCTTAATCAATTTACCTGA
- a CDS encoding alpha/beta fold hydrolase: MTASSFDRRSIPAGASVQRWTAPDGWQLRAFAWPADTASPRGSILFQGGRGDVFEKYLEVFAHWHAQGWTVTSFDWRGQGGSGRLSAAANCGHIESFDAFIADLGAFYADWQAATPGPHVVMGHSMGGHLVLRALVEGAIAPDAAVLVAPMLGFRSPFGPLAERMARLLGGVGDSSRPAWKGNEKPYTTDTRASLLTHDPDRYADEIWWQTANPETVTGPPSWRWVIEAFKSMRESAADPRLKALKVPILMLVAKADGLVDARASLRIAPKLPDVRVVAFGAESAHEILREADPVRNRAIGEIDLFLAARAQRA; the protein is encoded by the coding sequence ATGACCGCTTCTTCCTTCGATCGCCGTTCGATTCCCGCGGGTGCCTCGGTCCAGCGCTGGACCGCGCCCGATGGCTGGCAGCTTCGCGCCTTTGCCTGGCCCGCCGACACGGCGAGCCCGCGCGGCAGCATCCTGTTCCAGGGCGGGCGCGGCGACGTTTTCGAGAAATATCTGGAGGTGTTCGCGCACTGGCACGCACAGGGCTGGACGGTGACCTCGTTCGACTGGCGGGGGCAGGGCGGCTCGGGCCGGCTGAGCGCGGCGGCGAATTGCGGGCATATCGAGAGCTTCGATGCGTTCATCGCCGATCTTGGCGCATTCTACGCGGACTGGCAGGCGGCGACGCCCGGGCCGCATGTCGTGATGGGCCACTCGATGGGCGGCCATCTGGTGCTCCGCGCGCTGGTCGAGGGCGCGATCGCGCCCGACGCTGCGGTTCTGGTCGCGCCGATGCTGGGGTTCCGGAGCCCGTTCGGGCCGCTGGCTGAGCGGATGGCGCGCTTGCTCGGCGGTGTCGGCGATTCGTCGCGGCCGGCGTGGAAGGGAAATGAAAAGCCCTATACTACGGACACCCGCGCTTCTTTGCTTACCCACGATCCCGATCGCTATGCCGACGAAATCTGGTGGCAGACCGCCAACCCGGAAACGGTCACGGGCCCGCCGAGCTGGCGCTGGGTGATCGAGGCGTTCAAATCGATGCGCGAGAGTGCGGCGGACCCGCGGCTAAAGGCACTGAAGGTGCCGATCCTGATGCTCGTGGCCAAGGCGGACGGCCTTGTCGACGCGCGGGCGTCGCTGCGGATCGCGCCGAAGCTGCCCGACGTACGCGTCGTGGCGTTCGGCGCGGAGAGCGCGCACGAGATATTGCGCGAAGCCGATCCGGTGCGGAACCGCGCGATCGGCGAGATCGACCTGTTCCTGGCGGCACGGGCGCAGCGGGCGTGA
- a CDS encoding NAD(P)/FAD-dependent oxidoreductase: MRYDVAIVGGGIAGASLAAEVAQHARVLILEAEDRPGYHATGRSAAFWSETYGGPFVQPLTTASGPALEAGGFLSPMGSLHIARRDERAAFDSFLSAFEDSGVALHAVDPHATIPGLREEWTLGVLEPSCSYIDVGALHAAFLARAKRAGAILATSAELLAARREAGRWLLDTRAGAFEAELLVDAAGAWADPVAVAAGARPIGIQPYRRTMVQLRTEPAPPEALPHVAHLDGSFYFKPEAGGRLWLSPHDESPSAACDAAPEEIDIAIAIDRFEHVVDWRVAALEHKWAGLRSFAPDRLPVYGFDRDVPGFFWCAGQGGFGIQTAPAGAQLAAALLLGHAPAAAVAHIDPLSYAASRFGA, from the coding sequence ATGCGTTACGACGTGGCGATTGTCGGAGGCGGCATTGCGGGGGCCAGCCTGGCCGCCGAAGTCGCGCAGCATGCGCGGGTGCTGATATTGGAGGCCGAGGACCGGCCCGGCTATCACGCCACCGGACGCTCCGCGGCGTTCTGGTCCGAGACCTATGGCGGACCCTTTGTCCAGCCGCTGACGACCGCGTCCGGCCCGGCGCTGGAGGCGGGGGGATTCCTGTCGCCCATGGGGTCGCTCCATATCGCGCGACGCGACGAGCGCGCGGCGTTCGATTCGTTCCTGAGCGCGTTCGAGGACAGCGGAGTCGCGCTCCATGCGGTCGATCCGCATGCGACGATTCCCGGCTTGCGCGAGGAATGGACGCTGGGCGTCCTTGAGCCGAGCTGCTCCTATATCGATGTGGGCGCACTCCACGCCGCCTTTCTCGCGCGGGCGAAGCGCGCTGGCGCAATTCTGGCGACCTCGGCCGAACTGCTGGCGGCGCGGCGCGAGGCGGGGCGGTGGTTGCTGGATACCCGTGCGGGCGCGTTCGAGGCGGAGTTGCTGGTCGACGCAGCGGGTGCCTGGGCCGATCCGGTCGCTGTCGCGGCGGGCGCGCGCCCGATCGGCATCCAGCCCTATCGTCGCACGATGGTCCAGTTGCGCACCGAACCGGCCCCGCCCGAGGCGCTTCCGCATGTCGCGCATCTCGATGGCAGCTTCTATTTCAAGCCCGAGGCGGGGGGGCGGCTATGGCTCTCCCCGCATGACGAGAGCCCCAGCGCAGCGTGCGACGCGGCACCCGAGGAAATCGATATCGCCATTGCGATCGATCGGTTCGAGCATGTCGTCGATTGGCGTGTCGCGGCGCTGGAGCATAAATGGGCCGGGTTGCGCAGCTTCGCGCCTGACCGGCTTCCCGTCTATGGCTTCGACCGCGATGTGCCGGGCTTCTTCTGGTGCGCGGGGCAGGGCGGGTTCGGTATCCAGACCGCCCCCGCCGGTGCGCAACTCGCCGCCGCGCTGCTGCTGGGCCACGCACCCGCCGCCGCCGTCGCGCATATCGACCCGCTCAGCTACGCCGCATCGCGTTTCGGCGCTTAG
- the manD gene encoding D-mannonate dehydratase ManD: MSRITAARVVVTCPGRNFVTLRIETEDGVYGLGDATLNGRELAVASYLTDHVIPCLIGRDAHRIEDIWQYLYKGAYWRRGPVTMSAIAAVDMALWDIKGKIAGLPVYQLLGGASREGCMVYGHANGTDIEETIDRAQELVEQGYKAVRLQSGVPGIATTYGVSGERFYYEPAKGSLPDETVWSTSKYMNHVPKLFARGREALGWDVHLLHDVHHRLTPIEAGRLGKDLEPYRLFWLEDATPAENQAAFRLIRQHTTTPLAVGEIFNTIWDAKQLIEEQLIDYIRATVVHAGGITHLRRVAALADLYQVRTGCHGATDLSPVCMAAALHFGLSVPNFGIQEYMRHTPETDAVFPHAYTFENGLMHPGDAPGLGVEMDEETAAQYEYKRAYLPVNRLEDGTMFNW; encoded by the coding sequence ATGTCGCGTATCACTGCCGCTCGCGTCGTGGTCACCTGCCCGGGCCGAAACTTTGTCACGTTGCGGATCGAGACCGAGGACGGCGTCTATGGTTTGGGCGATGCGACGCTCAACGGCCGCGAGCTTGCGGTAGCGAGCTATCTGACCGACCATGTCATTCCCTGCCTGATCGGGCGCGACGCGCATCGGATCGAGGACATCTGGCAGTATCTGTACAAGGGCGCGTATTGGCGGCGCGGCCCCGTCACCATGTCGGCGATCGCCGCGGTCGACATGGCGCTGTGGGACATCAAGGGCAAGATCGCGGGTCTCCCCGTCTATCAGCTCCTCGGCGGCGCCAGCCGCGAGGGGTGCATGGTCTATGGCCATGCCAACGGCACCGACATCGAGGAAACGATCGACCGCGCGCAGGAGCTGGTCGAGCAGGGGTACAAGGCGGTTCGCCTCCAGTCGGGCGTGCCCGGCATCGCCACGACCTATGGCGTCTCCGGCGAGCGATTCTATTATGAGCCCGCCAAGGGCTCGCTGCCCGACGAGACCGTCTGGTCGACCTCGAAATACATGAACCACGTCCCGAAGCTGTTCGCGCGCGGCCGCGAGGCTTTGGGCTGGGACGTGCATCTGCTCCACGACGTCCACCACCGGCTGACCCCGATCGAGGCAGGACGGCTCGGCAAGGACCTGGAACCCTATCGCCTGTTCTGGCTGGAGGATGCCACCCCGGCGGAAAACCAGGCCGCGTTCCGGCTGATCCGCCAGCACACCACCACCCCGCTGGCAGTGGGCGAGATCTTCAACACGATCTGGGACGCCAAGCAGCTGATCGAGGAACAGCTGATCGACTATATCCGCGCGACCGTCGTCCATGCCGGCGGCATCACCCATCTGCGCCGTGTCGCCGCGCTCGCCGATCTCTACCAGGTCCGCACCGGCTGCCACGGCGCAACCGACCTGTCGCCCGTGTGCATGGCGGCGGCGCTGCATTTCGGCCTCTCGGTGCCCAATTTCGGCATCCAGGAATATATGCGCCACACGCCGGAGACCGACGCAGTGTTCCCGCACGCCTACACGTTCGAAAACGGGCTGATGCATCCCGGTGACGCGCCGGGCCTGGGCGTCGAGATGGACGAGGAAACCGCCGCCCAATACGAATATAAGCGCGCCTATTTGCCGGTGAACCGGCTAGAGGACGGGACGATGTTCAACTGGTGA
- a CDS encoding acyl-CoA thioesterase, with amino-acid sequence MTGTALPYDFQVDVAADDIDFMGHVNNASYLKWVQAAVISHWQHLAPVEAVAEHLWVALKHEITYRRPAFLDDDVVATVLLEKVQGARAFYETIIKRGGDVLAEVKSSWCCIDAQTHRPARLTKDVIEKFFVKPADA; translated from the coding sequence ATGACAGGTACCGCACTCCCTTATGATTTCCAGGTCGATGTCGCCGCCGATGACATTGATTTCATGGGGCATGTGAACAATGCCAGCTATTTGAAATGGGTGCAGGCGGCGGTTATCAGCCATTGGCAGCATCTCGCTCCGGTCGAGGCCGTGGCCGAGCATCTGTGGGTCGCGCTCAAGCATGAGATCACCTACCGGCGCCCGGCATTTCTCGACGACGACGTCGTCGCAACGGTGCTGCTGGAAAAAGTGCAGGGCGCCCGTGCCTTTTATGAGACGATCATCAAGCGCGGCGGCGATGTGCTGGCCGAAGTGAAGTCGAGCTGGTGCTGCATCGATGCCCAGACCCACCGCCCGGCGCGGCTGACCAAGGACGTGATCGAGAAGTTTTTCGTGAAGCCCGCCGACGCCTGA